In Spirosoma sp. KUDC1026, the sequence CGACTTTATAAGCCAGCATCAACGTATTGAACGAGCTAAGCACATAAGGGCTGTGGGTGGTGATGACCCACTCCGCGTCTTTATAGTCAGCGTTAGGCTGCAATCCCCCCATTAGGCTGTAAATGAGATCTTTCTGGGCAGTAGGGTAGAGGTTCAACTCTGGTTCTTCGATGATGAAGCGCCGTTGGGCTTGCTGCCGTTGATAATCGACGACGAGAGCGAGCGGAATTGTCGATTGATAGCCACTGGCACTTTGAGCTAGCTCAACCGATTTGTTGTCTGCGAAATAGACCAGATCGCGTCCATTCTCGAAACTGTACTGAACTTTCAGGAAAGGAAGAGCGAGCGACTGTTGTCTATTCCGCGCCCGCTCAAACTCTCTCCCAAATGCTTTAATCGATTGAGGTAGATTAATATCAGCGTCGAGAAAACTCCATATTGAGGAAGATAAAAGGGGGAAAAGATGCCGTTCTGCTGGTACTAACGTTGAGATTGATTCTGTAATGATTGGTAGAATTTGGCTATAAAAATTTTGACTTTGAGCTTGTGCGTTTCCATTATAAAGAGGACGGCCATTCACGTCTCGAGTGATTTGGTTTCGGAACTCTTCCAGTGGTAAGATTTGCTTAGCATCAGCGCTTCGATCTATAAATAGAGCTAGATACTTATTTGCAAGAATTTTTCCTTTCGGTGTAAATGTGAACGTTAGTGCTTCATCATATTCTAAGCAGTAATAGTCGTTATGAAATTTCCAAGAAGTATCATTCGGCTCAATAAATGCGTCCAAACTATATTTGATAATCAGTGAGTTTGTATCGAAACCAGTAGGGTCGTTCAATTTGCTGTCCTCTCCAATCGCAATAAGCTTCGCCAGCGTACTCTTACCGGTTCCCTGAGGACCGATGAATACGGTGTGCTTCTTTACTTCCAGCTCGGCATCCCGAATCGGGCCGACGTTCTTGACCGTTAACTTTGCCATTGCAGTATTGCTCGTTGTCTGCAAATCTAACGGTATCTTTGGCTTTCGGTTCATGGATTACTCAACCGCTTGCTTTACATGGATGATACAGTAAATACTACGTCGCTGAAAAACATCATTTTTGACCTGGGCGACGTCATTATCCCCATCGACCTTACGGCCCCAATGCGCAACTTCGCCATGCTAGCCAACCTACCCGAAGAACAGGTTGTGGCGCTCTGGCAGGAGCATAATCTTGTTAACCAATACGAAACAGGACTAGTCGATGATGACGGATTCCGCAATCACATTCGTGAATTATTTCGGCAGGATAAAAACGCTCCGGAAGGCTGGGCTGATGAGGTAATCGACACCGCCTGGAACACAATTCTCCTCGATCTTCCCCTTAACCGCATCGAACGGGTGAAAGAACTGGGCCAGAAATACCGATTATTTCTACTTAGCAACACCAGTCCAATCCATATCCGGCAGGTCAACCGCGTATTGACCAACATGGGCGAACCGGCGCTGGAGGACCTCTTCGAGCGGGTTTTTTATTCATACGAGGTACGACTGGCTAAGCCGTCGCCGGATATTTACCGGCACGTACTGACTGAGGCAAATCTGGTTGCTGAAGAGACGATGTTTCTGGATGATAATGCCGCAAACATCCAGTCGGCTGCTACGTTAGGTATTCAGGCGGTGCACGTACAAGCCCCCAAAACTATTCTGGAGTACACCGCAGATTTATGAGTGAGTCGACCAAAACGTACCTCCTTCAGGGAGGTCTTTTTATAGTTACCCTGATCACCACCACCATGGCCGGGGCCGAATGGATGTTCGAAGGGACATTCTTGCCGGTCGACGGAGTTGCCAGACTTGGCTGGGATCAGTTTCTGGCCGGGTTCCAGTTTTCGATCCCATTTCTGACTATCCTGACGGTTCATGAATTCGGACACTACATCGTAGCCCGGATAAACAAGGTCCGCGTTACGTTACCCTACTACATTCCTTTCTGGATCGGAATTATACAGACCATTGGTACGCTGGGGGCGTTTATTCGGATCAAAGAATACATCGATAGTCGTCGGCAGTATTTCGATATCGGGATTGCCGGGCCGTTGGCGGGCTTTGTCGTGGCGCTGGGCGTGCTCTGGTACGGCTTTACCCACCTGCCCCCGCCGGAATTTATCTTCACTATTCACCCCGAATACCAGAAATGGGGGCTCGACTATGCAAACTATGCCTACCAGAATCTGCCGCCTAACGTAGCGGTACTCAAGCTGGGCGATAGCCTGCTGTTTGGTTTTTTCAAGGAGTACGTGGCCGACCCCGCCCGCGTGCCTAATCCCTTCGAAATCATTCATTATCCTTACCTGATGGCAGGCTACATGGGCTTGTTCTTTACCTCGCTGAACCTGATTCCCATTGGTCAGCTTGACGGTGGGCATATTCTGTATGCGCTTATCGGCCGGAAAGCGTTTCAGTGGATTGCCCCGACCCTGTTTATTCTGTTCATATTCTACGCGGGACTGGGTCTGTTCAAACCAACCGACTTTGCGGTACCCACCGACAGCGCTTTCTTCGAAATGCTGGGGAATTTTGCTCTCTATATGGGATTGGTTGTACTGGCCTGTTCGAGACTTAGCACTAACCGGATGACCTCGCTGCTGATTGCTCTGAGTATCATCGTTGTGCAACTGGTACTGACCTGGATCTGGCCGACGCTGGAAGGCTACGCGGGTTTTGTCGCCTTTGCCTTTATCCTGGGCCGAGTACTGGGTGTGTATCATCCCGAAACAACATTGCAGGAGCCGCTGGACACGAAACGGCAACTGCTGGGCTGGCTGGCTCTCGTGATCTTCGTATTGAGTTTTAGTCCGCAGCCGTTCCAGGCTATCTGAGCAGGATGATAGAAATGACAAAACCGGTCTGGTAACTGTCTCCGTAAGACATTGACCAGACCGGTTTTTATTGATAAAAAATAGGTGAGCTTACTCAAACGAACTAAACTCAATCCGCGATAACTCGTAATTGCCCAGCTTCTTATACTTGTTTAATAGCTCCTGGCGATGTTGTTCCGCCTGTTCTGCCGTGTAATACCTGTTAAGATCGCTGGTGCACGTTTCATTGGTAGAGCTGCAATTCTGACTGATAAAGTGGCCAAACTTCTGAAGCACTGTCTGGATTTCACGCTCTTCGTTTCCTGTGGCAATTCGCACATCCGTATATACCAGTTTCAACTTACCTGAATCGTTCTGCCGGGGTACCTCTTTGGAGTAGCAGAAATAATAATTGGCCACGGGGTCCAACGACTTAGACTGGGTGAAAAGCAGACAGGTTGTGCTTAGAGCGATAACGGTAATTAACTTTTTCATAGCAGACAATTGACGAGGGTCTAGTACTCAATTCAGCGATTCAGTAACCTAGTACTACTATAGCAATATAAATGAAAAATGAAGATGTGCGGATGCCCTATTAAAATGGCCAGCAAAATAGGGTAATCTGTAAAAACCGTGTTCTGGTACGACTAATAAGTTGATACTCTGCGTAGTTTTGTCAACGTAATGTGCTGGAAATACCCGTAGAAACCTGTAGGTTTGCTTTCCATTCGGTCGGTTTTCGGTGGTTCAACGGCATGATAATCCTGTCAACTTATACCAGTTTACGGCTTTTTCTGGACGGTATGCTGTGCATGATGGCGTTGTACGCGCTGCTCAGCTTCGTGCAACTGCGTAAACCGATATACTGGCAGTATGCTCTTTACATTGTCTGCATGATCGTTGATCTGCAGTTTAGTGACCAGGGATACGGCCGGACCGATTACCAGCCGGGAACCTACTATCCTGAAACCTTCGTGGAGTCGCTGGCCTACGTGCTTTACATTCGGTTTGCCATCCTGTTTATCAATCCGGCCCAGCAGGACCCGCTGACGTATCGAATCATGAAGCTGGTGATGGCTGGTTTTGCCGTGGCGCTGGCAATTGACACCATCCTGTGGCTGGCCAACGTAGCAATCCCGGTACGTAGTAACGTCTATATGGGTAGTCGGCTGCTCATTTGCGGGGTGGGCCTGGTGCTGGTGCCGCGTATTTTCCGGCTTCGCAATCCGGTTGTTTCCTATTTTGTCGCGGGTTCGTTACTGCTGATCATTGGCTCGATTGCGGCTTTGCTTACGAACTATATGCCCTTCAGCGACCACCTGACTTCGGCCGAAGCCATGCGGTACCCCGTCGTAGCGCTTCAGATCGGGGTGGTGGGCGAGGTGCTTTGTTTTACGCTGGGTATGTCGTTGCGGCATCGCCGGAATGAGCAGGAAAAGATTCAGTACCAGGCTCAGCTGATCGAACAACTGCGCGACAATGAGCAGAAACAGGAAAAACTCAAACGCATCCGCGACGACATTGCCCGCGATCTGCACGACGACATCGGGGGCGACCTGAACAGCCTGAATGTCCTGAGTCAGGTAGCGGTTCGGCAGGTAAAAACCGAGCCCGGCCTGGCGATCGACACCATTCAGACTATTGGCCAGACGGCCCGGCAGGTTGTGGCGACTATGCGCGAAATTGTGTGGAGCTTAAATGCAGCCCAGACCTCGCTCGAAAGTTTCAGCTACCGCCTGCGCGAAACTGCCCGGATTCTGTTCGAACACCAGCCGACCAAACTGCATTTGTCGCTGGATATCGACGACGACTGGCTGCTGCCAGCCGAAGGGCGCCGGGACCTGTTCCTGATGACGAAAGAGATGATGCACAATGTTATCCGCCACGCCGAAGCCCGTAACGTTTACGTCAGTATGCACGTTGAGAAGCAGACGCTCTACCTGATCGTCCGGGACGATGGGCGCGGCTTTATAACGGCGGCAAACGACGGACAGAATGGCAACGGCCTGCGGAGTATGCAGCAGCGAGCCAGTGCTCTCAACGGCGAACTGAGCCTGACATCAGAACCCGGTCGGGGAACCACGGCCTGTTTTCAATGCCCGTTAACTGCGGAACTGACGGTGCAGGAGATGCTGTCAAACGTTACGGAAGTTTAGCCCGTTCAGCCAGTTTGAAAACTTCCTTCAGGCATTTGGCCGTCAGGACAGAGTCCTCCAGCGCATTATGAAATCCATCCTCCCGCGCAAAGCCAAAGTAGTTGGCAATGGCTGTCAGGCTTAATCGATCAGGGACTTTGCGTCCGTTGGCTTTCAGGATTCGGAACGTAAAGTAGCTCAGCGTATGCAAATCGAGCAGCACCCGTGAATACGGCCACTTCTGTTTCTCGTACCGATACGCTTCTTTCAGAAAATTGACGTCGTTGATCACACTCTGTCCGCAGATCACTACGTCGCGCAGGTAAGGCGTACGGTCCAGCTGCCCTTTCGGAACGCGCAGGCCCAGTTTCTCACACACCCATTCTTCCATCTCGGGCAGTACGTCGTAGATCATGGGCGCGTCGTCCAGATCGGCCAGCGACAGGTTATGGATTTTCTCGGACGACGACGAGAAGGCGTCTTTGTTCTCAGGGTACACGTTCGTCAGATACTGGCCTTTTTCAACCCAGTTATCGTCGAAGAGGACCGCACCAATCTGAATGATTTCGTTATAATCCGGCTCAGGGCCGGTCATTTCCAGGTCGAGTACTAAGTAAGACATGGT encodes:
- a CDS encoding 3'-5' exonuclease; protein product: MSYLVLDLEMTGPEPDYNEIIQIGAVLFDDNWVEKGQYLTNVYPENKDAFSSSSEKIHNLSLADLDDAPMIYDVLPEMEEWVCEKLGLRVPKGQLDRTPYLRDVVICGQSVINDVNFLKEAYRYEKQKWPYSRVLLDLHTLSYFTFRILKANGRKVPDRLSLTAIANYFGFAREDGFHNALEDSVLTAKCLKEVFKLAERAKLP
- a CDS encoding AAA family ATPase encodes the protein MAKLTVKNVGPIRDAELEVKKHTVFIGPQGTGKSTLAKLIAIGEDSKLNDPTGFDTNSLIIKYSLDAFIEPNDTSWKFHNDYYCLEYDEALTFTFTPKGKILANKYLALFIDRSADAKQILPLEEFRNQITRDVNGRPLYNGNAQAQSQNFYSQILPIITESISTLVPAERHLFPLLSSSIWSFLDADINLPQSIKAFGREFERARNRQQSLALPFLKVQYSFENGRDLVYFADNKSVELAQSASGYQSTIPLALVVDYQRQQAQRRFIIEEPELNLYPTAQKDLIYSLMGGLQPNADYKDAEWVITTHSPYVLSSFNTLMLAYKVAQRSEELRAEVEKIIPAQCWINPDEFAAYYVDNGTVRSIISEKTGLIADNELDDVSDTLANEQDKLFDLSRKITRV
- a CDS encoding site-2 protease family protein is translated as MSESTKTYLLQGGLFIVTLITTTMAGAEWMFEGTFLPVDGVARLGWDQFLAGFQFSIPFLTILTVHEFGHYIVARINKVRVTLPYYIPFWIGIIQTIGTLGAFIRIKEYIDSRRQYFDIGIAGPLAGFVVALGVLWYGFTHLPPPEFIFTIHPEYQKWGLDYANYAYQNLPPNVAVLKLGDSLLFGFFKEYVADPARVPNPFEIIHYPYLMAGYMGLFFTSLNLIPIGQLDGGHILYALIGRKAFQWIAPTLFILFIFYAGLGLFKPTDFAVPTDSAFFEMLGNFALYMGLVVLACSRLSTNRMTSLLIALSIIVVQLVLTWIWPTLEGYAGFVAFAFILGRVLGVYHPETTLQEPLDTKRQLLGWLALVIFVLSFSPQPFQAI
- a CDS encoding 7TM diverse intracellular signaling domain-containing protein — translated: MIILSTYTSLRLFLDGMLCMMALYALLSFVQLRKPIYWQYALYIVCMIVDLQFSDQGYGRTDYQPGTYYPETFVESLAYVLYIRFAILFINPAQQDPLTYRIMKLVMAGFAVALAIDTILWLANVAIPVRSNVYMGSRLLICGVGLVLVPRIFRLRNPVVSYFVAGSLLLIIGSIAALLTNYMPFSDHLTSAEAMRYPVVALQIGVVGEVLCFTLGMSLRHRRNEQEKIQYQAQLIEQLRDNEQKQEKLKRIRDDIARDLHDDIGGDLNSLNVLSQVAVRQVKTEPGLAIDTIQTIGQTARQVVATMREIVWSLNAAQTSLESFSYRLRETARILFEHQPTKLHLSLDIDDDWLLPAEGRRDLFLMTKEMMHNVIRHAEARNVYVSMHVEKQTLYLIVRDDGRGFITAANDGQNGNGLRSMQQRASALNGELSLTSEPGRGTTACFQCPLTAELTVQEMLSNVTEV
- a CDS encoding HAD family hydrolase — translated: MDDTVNTTSLKNIIFDLGDVIIPIDLTAPMRNFAMLANLPEEQVVALWQEHNLVNQYETGLVDDDGFRNHIRELFRQDKNAPEGWADEVIDTAWNTILLDLPLNRIERVKELGQKYRLFLLSNTSPIHIRQVNRVLTNMGEPALEDLFERVFYSYEVRLAKPSPDIYRHVLTEANLVAEETMFLDDNAANIQSAATLGIQAVHVQAPKTILEYTADL